The Aggregatilinea lenta genome includes a region encoding these proteins:
- a CDS encoding lactate racemase domain-containing protein, whose protein sequence is MLDSQASVPQGTLDDDTIRATIAQGLAGHFTGQRVLVLVPDHTRTVPLPQLFPLLVEALSDAKHVDFMVALGTHLPLDDASLCRLVGITPEQRATTYRNMGLFNHAWSDPGALVQIGTITRDQVQDIAGDVWHPSLGGDVPVRLNRAALEADHVLIVGPTFPHEVVGFSGGAKYLFPGISGPEMINVTHWLGALITIMEMIGMEQTPVRAMIHAAADCLTTPVTLCALVVEGGGLAGMFIGPMYEAYAAAARLSSQRHIIWVDKPFKRVLSHAPAMYDELWTGAKAMYKLEPAIVDGGEVIVHAPHLDTVSLVHGKYLYQVGYHVRDYFLKQWDRFGDVPLGVLAHSTHLKGAGTVENGVERPRIQVTLASRISPEDCATLNLGYADPAEIDVAAWQNREDEGILYVPKAGEFLYRLKEG, encoded by the coding sequence ATGCTTGACAGCCAGGCATCCGTGCCGCAGGGCACGCTCGACGACGACACGATCCGCGCGACCATCGCGCAGGGCCTCGCGGGGCACTTCACCGGGCAGCGTGTGCTGGTGTTGGTCCCCGACCACACGCGCACGGTCCCGCTGCCGCAGTTGTTCCCGCTGCTGGTCGAGGCGCTGAGCGACGCGAAACATGTCGATTTTATGGTGGCGCTCGGCACGCACCTGCCGCTCGACGACGCGTCGCTGTGCAGGCTGGTCGGCATCACGCCGGAGCAGCGCGCCACGACCTACCGTAACATGGGCCTATTTAACCACGCCTGGAGCGATCCCGGCGCGCTGGTGCAGATCGGCACGATTACACGCGATCAGGTGCAGGACATCGCCGGGGACGTGTGGCACCCGTCGCTGGGCGGCGACGTACCGGTGCGCCTCAACCGCGCCGCGCTGGAGGCGGACCATGTACTGATCGTCGGGCCGACCTTCCCGCACGAGGTGGTCGGTTTTTCCGGCGGGGCGAAGTACCTGTTCCCCGGCATCTCCGGCCCAGAGATGATCAACGTCACGCACTGGCTGGGCGCGCTGATCACGATCATGGAGATGATCGGCATGGAGCAGACGCCGGTGCGCGCCATGATCCATGCGGCGGCGGACTGCCTGACCACGCCCGTGACGCTGTGCGCGCTGGTGGTGGAAGGCGGCGGGCTGGCCGGGATGTTTATCGGGCCAATGTACGAGGCGTACGCCGCCGCCGCGCGGCTGTCGTCGCAGCGGCACATCATCTGGGTGGACAAACCGTTCAAGCGCGTGCTGTCGCACGCGCCCGCCATGTACGACGAGTTGTGGACCGGGGCGAAGGCGATGTACAAGCTCGAACCGGCCATCGTGGACGGCGGCGAGGTGATCGTGCATGCGCCGCACCTGGACACGGTCAGCCTCGTCCACGGCAAGTATCTGTATCAGGTGGGCTACCACGTGCGCGACTATTTCCTCAAGCAGTGGGATCGTTTCGGTGACGTGCCGCTGGGCGTGCTGGCGCACAGCACGCACCTGAAGGGCGCGGGCACCGTCGAGAACGGCGTTGAGCGTCCGCGCATTCAGGTGACGCTGGCCTCACGCATCTCGCCGGAGGACTGCGCGACGTTGAATCTCGGCTACGCCGATCCGGCTGAAATCGACGTGGCGGCGTGGCAAAATCGAGAAGATGAGGGCATTCTATACGTGCCCAAAGCGGGCGAGTTCCTGTACCGGCTCAAGGAAGGATAG
- the gndA gene encoding NADP-dependent phosphogluconate dehydrogenase has translation MGEYAIGMVGLGVMGANLARNFVSKGFSVAGYDLAADKREAFDRHAGEGDLKSFADVQEFLGALEQPRRIILLVPSSVVDEAIASLKPMLNKGDLLIDLGNSFFGDTERRAVSLEDAGYYFIGSGVSGGEKGALRGPSIMPGGHREAYALIAPAFEAIAAKVDGDPCVTYIGPRGAGHYVKMVHNGIEYGIMQLIAEAYDLLKRGVDASADELAAAFRTWNQAELNSYLVQITGEIFARRDPDTGTPLVDIILDEAQQKGTGKWTSQNALDLGVPTHTINAAVEGRIISGLKAERIEAAKVFGGPKGGYSGDRGEFFEQVRDALYVSMLISYAQGIALMQAASKDYDYDLDIADIARIWRGGCIIRAGLLEDVRKVYTAQPDLPNLLLASPFKEAVEARQADWRAVIQAAVGMGVPVPGMAASLAYFDAYRSARLPANLTQAQRDFFGSHTYRRLDRDGVFHTEWEA, from the coding sequence ATGGGCGAGTATGCCATTGGCATGGTCGGGCTGGGCGTCATGGGCGCGAATCTGGCCCGTAATTTTGTGAGCAAGGGCTTCAGCGTGGCCGGGTACGACCTCGCGGCGGACAAGCGTGAAGCGTTCGACCGGCACGCGGGCGAAGGCGATCTGAAGAGCTTCGCGGACGTGCAGGAGTTCCTCGGCGCGCTCGAACAGCCGCGCCGGATCATCCTGCTCGTGCCGTCGTCGGTGGTGGACGAGGCGATCGCCTCGCTCAAACCGATGTTGAATAAGGGCGACCTGCTGATCGACCTGGGCAACAGCTTCTTCGGCGACACCGAGCGGCGCGCGGTGTCGCTGGAAGACGCGGGCTACTACTTCATCGGCAGCGGTGTGTCGGGCGGGGAGAAAGGCGCGCTGCGCGGGCCGTCGATCATGCCCGGCGGCCACCGCGAGGCCTACGCGCTGATCGCCCCGGCCTTCGAGGCTATCGCCGCCAAGGTGGACGGCGATCCGTGCGTGACCTACATCGGGCCGCGCGGCGCGGGCCACTACGTGAAGATGGTTCACAATGGCATCGAGTACGGCATCATGCAACTCATCGCGGAGGCGTACGATTTGCTCAAACGCGGCGTGGACGCCAGCGCTGACGAGCTGGCGGCGGCCTTTCGCACCTGGAATCAGGCCGAGCTGAATTCGTACCTCGTGCAGATCACGGGCGAAATCTTTGCGCGGCGCGATCCCGATACGGGCACGCCGCTGGTGGATATCATCCTCGACGAGGCCCAGCAGAAGGGCACCGGCAAGTGGACCAGCCAGAACGCATTGGACCTGGGCGTGCCGACCCACACGATCAACGCGGCGGTCGAGGGGCGCATCATCTCCGGCCTGAAGGCGGAGCGTATCGAGGCGGCGAAGGTGTTCGGCGGGCCGAAGGGCGGCTACTCCGGCGACCGGGGCGAGTTTTTCGAGCAGGTGCGGGACGCGCTGTACGTCTCGATGCTGATCTCCTACGCGCAGGGCATCGCGCTGATGCAGGCGGCCAGCAAGGATTACGACTACGACCTGGACATCGCGGACATCGCGCGCATCTGGCGCGGCGGCTGCATCATCCGCGCCGGACTGCTGGAAGACGTCCGTAAGGTGTACACCGCGCAGCCCGATCTGCCGAATCTGCTGTTGGCGTCGCCGTTCAAAGAAGCGGTCGAAGCGCGGCAGGCCGATTGGCGCGCCGTGATCCAGGCGGCGGTTGGCATGGGCGTGCCCGTACCCGGCATGGCCGCGTCGCTGGCGTACTTCGACGCGTACCGCAGCGCGCGCCTTCCCGCCAATCTGACCCAGGCGCAGCGCGACTTCTTCGGTTCGCACACGTATCGCCGCCTGGACCGCGACGGCGTGTTCCACACGGAGTGGGAAGCGTAA
- a CDS encoding diphosphate--fructose-6-phosphate 1-phosphotransferase, with protein MSGPKNVIVAQSGGPSPVINSSLRGVIEACRAQPDVFGTVYGGWHGIEGVLKEELLDLSAQDPQEVALLRTTPAAGSIGTCRYKLKARQEEDFERVIEVMKAHDAGYFFYIGGNDSMDTANKVAQLAARRGLDLIAVGVPKTIDNDVGDSAFKLIDHTPGYGSVARYWALALQNLNEENAGSSPADPVMVAQAMGRKIGFIPAAARLADPGREWPMLIALTESGVSLPELADRVNDLLHREGRALVVVSEGFDVGDIGARKDSFGHTEFGASEVQAAQAVINYLNGVGLPVPGGARANIPGTDQRHAMIYASTVDLDEAYHVGCKAVEIAASGANGFMATILRAPGSIYTATFDRVALDQVANSERSFPADWIAPDRLDVTDDFVAYARPLIGDDWPAIPVVDGRQRFARFERIFASQTLAAYVPQTYRKETVK; from the coding sequence ATGTCTGGACCGAAGAATGTCATCGTCGCCCAATCGGGCGGGCCGTCGCCCGTGATCAACAGCTCGCTGCGCGGCGTGATCGAAGCGTGCCGCGCGCAGCCGGACGTGTTCGGCACGGTTTACGGCGGCTGGCACGGCATCGAGGGCGTACTGAAAGAGGAATTGCTCGATCTGTCCGCGCAGGATCCGCAGGAAGTCGCGCTGCTGCGCACGACGCCCGCCGCCGGATCGATCGGCACGTGCCGCTATAAGCTCAAGGCGCGCCAGGAAGAGGACTTCGAGCGCGTCATCGAGGTGATGAAGGCGCACGACGCCGGCTACTTCTTCTACATCGGCGGCAACGACTCGATGGATACCGCCAACAAGGTCGCGCAGCTGGCCGCGCGGCGCGGCCTGGACCTGATCGCGGTCGGCGTGCCTAAGACTATCGACAACGACGTGGGCGACAGCGCCTTCAAGCTGATCGACCACACGCCCGGCTACGGCAGCGTGGCGCGTTACTGGGCGCTGGCGCTGCAAAACCTCAACGAAGAAAACGCGGGGTCTAGCCCGGCGGACCCGGTGATGGTCGCGCAGGCGATGGGGCGTAAAATCGGCTTCATCCCCGCTGCTGCACGGCTGGCGGACCCTGGACGCGAATGGCCGATGCTGATCGCGCTGACCGAGTCCGGCGTGTCGCTGCCGGAGCTGGCCGATCGCGTCAATGACCTGCTGCACCGCGAAGGCCGCGCGCTGGTTGTGGTCAGCGAGGGCTTTGACGTGGGCGATATCGGCGCGCGCAAGGACAGCTTTGGGCACACCGAGTTCGGCGCGAGCGAGGTGCAGGCCGCGCAGGCCGTGATCAATTACCTGAACGGCGTCGGGCTGCCCGTGCCCGGCGGGGCGCGGGCCAACATCCCCGGCACGGATCAGCGCCACGCGATGATCTACGCCTCGACGGTGGACCTCGACGAAGCGTATCACGTCGGCTGCAAGGCGGTCGAGATTGCAGCCAGCGGCGCGAACGGCTTCATGGCGACCATTCTGCGCGCGCCGGGATCGATCTACACCGCGACGTTCGACCGGGTGGCACTGGATCAGGTCGCCAATTCCGAGCGCAGCTTCCCGGCGGACTGGATCGCGCCGGATCGGCTGGACGTGACCGATGACTTCGTAGCCTATGCCCGCCCGCTGATCGGCGATGACTGGCCCGCGATCCCGGTGGTCGATGGCCGCCAGCGCTTCGCGCGCTTCGAGCGGATCTTCGCGTCGCAGACCCTGGCCGCCTACGTGCCGCAGACCTATCGCAAGGAGACGGTGAAATGA
- a CDS encoding HAD family hydrolase → MSDAAQPLRDLAPQHAFFIGIDSDGCAFDTMELKHKECFAPNTIKHWGLQPVSKYARDAALFVNLYSKWRGINRWPALVMVLDLLRERDEVIRRGVTIPQADSLRAFIAQEKYPHSDSGLRAYMAEHPGDPDLERGLAWTTAINDAVADMVVGVSPFPFVRESLIDMQNKADMIVVSATPNRALEQEWNEHGIAQYMRMIAGQELGSKAVCLGAAAAGRYDPDRILMIGDAPGDMKAAKANDALFFPINPGDEERSWERFYNEAMGRFFDCTYAGEYEAALIREFETYLPDTPPWKRGGAG, encoded by the coding sequence ATGAGCGATGCAGCCCAACCCCTGCGCGACCTCGCCCCGCAGCACGCGTTTTTTATCGGCATCGATTCAGATGGCTGCGCGTTCGACACGATGGAACTGAAGCACAAGGAGTGCTTCGCACCCAACACGATCAAACACTGGGGTTTGCAGCCCGTCTCGAAGTATGCGCGCGATGCAGCCTTGTTCGTGAACCTGTATTCCAAGTGGCGCGGCATCAATCGTTGGCCCGCGCTGGTGATGGTGCTCGACCTGCTGCGCGAGCGCGACGAGGTGATCCGGCGCGGTGTGACGATTCCCCAGGCGGACAGCCTGCGCGCTTTCATCGCCCAGGAGAAATACCCGCACAGCGACAGCGGCCTGCGCGCCTACATGGCGGAGCATCCCGGCGACCCGGACCTGGAGCGCGGGCTGGCCTGGACGACGGCCATCAACGACGCCGTGGCGGACATGGTCGTCGGCGTGTCGCCGTTTCCGTTCGTGCGCGAAAGCCTGATCGACATGCAGAACAAAGCCGATATGATCGTCGTCTCCGCGACGCCTAACCGGGCGCTGGAGCAGGAATGGAACGAGCACGGCATCGCGCAGTACATGCGCATGATTGCCGGTCAGGAACTCGGCAGCAAGGCGGTATGTCTTGGCGCGGCAGCCGCCGGGCGGTACGATCCCGACAGGATCCTGATGATCGGTGATGCGCCGGGCGATATGAAAGCGGCCAAAGCCAACGACGCGCTGTTCTTCCCGATCAATCCGGGTGACGAAGAACGCTCATGGGAGCGCTTCTACAACGAGGCGATGGGCCGTTTCTTCGACTGCACCTACGCGGGCGAGTACGAGGCGGCGCTGATTCGTGAGTTCGAGACGTATCTACCCGACACGCCGCCGTGGAAGCGCGGTGGCGCAGGCTAG
- a CDS encoding NAD(P)-dependent oxidoreductase: MAKVGYIGLGLMGSGIARNLMKAGHTLVVHNRSRAIVDEFAAEGAIPATSPREVAEQVEFVFTNLPDSPDVELVALGPDSIIEGAHAGLIFIDNSTIKPETARHIAETLAEKGVQALDAPVSGGDIGARNGTLSVMVGGPQDAFDRALPLFEAMGKTITRVGDSGAGQIAKVANQIVVAGTMVAMCEALVMAQKSGVDPERVVQAISGGAAQCWALDKKPPKIFKRDLGPGFKAYMQAKDLKIVVDTGRTYGVPLPLTGISHQLYEAMVAMGNGELDNSAVITVLEALAGVQVGRAD; encoded by the coding sequence ATGGCAAAAGTAGGCTATATCGGCCTGGGCCTGATGGGGTCCGGCATCGCGCGCAACCTGATGAAAGCCGGGCATACGCTGGTGGTGCACAACCGCAGCCGCGCCATCGTGGACGAGTTCGCGGCGGAAGGCGCGATTCCGGCGACGTCCCCGCGCGAAGTGGCAGAACAGGTGGAATTCGTGTTCACCAATCTGCCCGACTCGCCCGACGTGGAACTGGTCGCGCTGGGGCCGGACAGCATCATCGAGGGCGCGCACGCGGGCCTGATCTTCATCGACAACAGCACGATCAAGCCGGAGACAGCGCGGCACATCGCGGAGACGCTGGCCGAAAAGGGCGTGCAGGCGCTGGACGCGCCGGTCAGCGGCGGCGACATCGGCGCGCGCAACGGCACGCTGAGCGTCATGGTCGGCGGGCCGCAGGACGCCTTCGACCGGGCGCTGCCTCTGTTCGAGGCGATGGGAAAGACCATCACTCGCGTCGGTGACAGCGGCGCGGGGCAGATCGCCAAGGTGGCGAATCAAATTGTGGTCGCCGGGACGATGGTCGCCATGTGCGAGGCGCTGGTCATGGCGCAGAAGTCCGGCGTGGACCCGGAACGTGTGGTGCAGGCCATCAGCGGCGGTGCGGCGCAGTGCTGGGCGCTGGACAAAAAGCCGCCCAAGATCTTCAAGCGCGACCTGGGGCCGGGCTTCAAGGCGTACATGCAGGCCAAGGACCTGAAGATCGTGGTCGATACGGGGCGCACGTATGGCGTGCCGCTGCCGCTGACCGGCATCAGCCACCAGCTCTACGAGGCGATGGTGGCGATGGGCAATGGTGAACTGGACAACAGCGCTGTGATCACCGTGCTTGAAGCGCTGGCAGGCGTGCAGGTGGGCAGGGCGGACTAG
- a CDS encoding DUF5680 domain-containing protein: protein MDAAQGQTFERFIVCAKRATYAGGGAKLLPYRLGSHDLQYQDGDWTYHDSYFGGSNFSGQEVAYFRAEPVWSMNYFGYLLRPDLLSSADAGRMIMASLTALYDENRFPGGFEHVRGSLRYLDENEGDFRAFQGKETITQGDTLVYYLLYHGGEIIP, encoded by the coding sequence ATGGACGCTGCTCAGGGTCAGACATTCGAGCGCTTCATCGTGTGCGCCAAGCGCGCTACCTACGCCGGAGGCGGCGCCAAGCTGCTGCCCTACCGGCTCGGCTCGCACGATTTGCAGTATCAGGACGGCGATTGGACCTATCACGACAGTTATTTCGGCGGCAGCAACTTCAGTGGGCAGGAAGTGGCCTATTTCCGCGCGGAGCCGGTGTGGAGCATGAACTACTTCGGCTACCTGCTGCGCCCGGATCTGCTGTCGTCGGCGGACGCAGGCCGGATGATCATGGCGAGTCTGACCGCGCTCTACGACGAGAACCGCTTCCCGGGCGGCTTCGAGCACGTCCGGGGATCGCTGCGCTACCTGGACGAAAACGAGGGCGATTTCCGCGCCTTCCAGGGCAAGGAGACGATCACCCAGGGCGACACCCTCGTCTACTATCTGCTGTACCACGGCGGGGAAATCATCCCCTAG
- a CDS encoding response regulator produces the protein MALQILLVWVITGAVLGALITSILYARKQRNPLPGAVLGGVLGAVGNLIALVPLWLSIVRSDDSRPRTPVDPDMREAVMAAVIPPYGTDSDTDTDLSQPTVTADTACIIVEDDPDIFDTLMALLEIWNIDPIAFTTGGDTIKWIDDLDDDVTVVSVPPIALLDIRLPDGIYGTKVAARMRRSPLLNNIAIVLMTAFVLSPQEERDVMAESQADLLIYKPLPAPNELRQQLRDVMIQRQKESVL, from the coding sequence ATGGCACTGCAAATTCTGCTGGTCTGGGTCATCACCGGGGCAGTCCTGGGCGCATTGATCACGTCCATTCTCTATGCTCGCAAGCAGCGCAACCCGCTGCCCGGCGCGGTGCTGGGCGGTGTGCTCGGTGCGGTTGGCAACCTGATCGCGCTCGTGCCGCTGTGGTTGTCCATCGTGCGCTCGGACGACTCGCGGCCCCGCACTCCCGTCGACCCCGACATGCGCGAAGCGGTGATGGCTGCCGTCATCCCGCCCTACGGCACCGATTCCGACACCGACACGGACCTGTCACAGCCGACGGTTACCGCCGACACTGCGTGCATCATCGTGGAAGACGACCCCGACATTTTCGACACGCTGATGGCCCTGCTCGAAATCTGGAACATCGACCCGATCGCCTTCACCACCGGCGGGGACACGATCAAGTGGATCGACGATCTGGACGACGACGTGACTGTCGTCAGCGTGCCGCCTATCGCCCTGCTCGACATCCGCCTGCCCGATGGCATCTATGGCACGAAGGTCGCCGCGCGGATGCGCCGAAGTCCGCTGCTGAACAACATCGCGATCGTGCTGATGACGGCGTTTGTTCTGTCGCCACAGGAAGAACGGGACGTAATGGCCGAATCGCAGGCCGACCTGCTCATCTACAAGCCGCTGCCCGCCCCCAACGAGCTGCGCCAGCAGCTGCGCGACGTGATGATCCAGCGCCAGAAGGAAAGCGTGCTCTAG
- a CDS encoding heavy metal translocating P-type ATPase: MSTARWLDRKTLEPTLVAVTLAALLLSLIVQWTGLPHSLNAILGVIAYVAGGFYGAQTSFASLRQKMLDIDFLMIVAAVGAALVGQWRDGAMLLFLFSLSNVMQDYAMGRSRQAIRALFELYPEDAKVRRDGQTEIVPISEIGLGEIVLIQPGERIPVDGMIVSGQSSIDQSTITGESMPVEKRTGDTVFAGTLNQQGALDVRVTQLASQSTLSRIIQMVEEAQSRKAPTQRFLDDFEQYYAMAVIGGSALVLLICWLLLGWTFDDSFYRAMVVLVVASPCALVISVPAAFLSAIAAGARRGVIFKGGAHLEQMGTIRVVAFDKTGTLTKGRPAVTDVFACNGHSEEDLLRAAGAVESRSEHPLSRAVREAAEARGLELGEVEDFEAITGQGVTGFIGDTLVRVGRLKYIAECAGEPPADLMAIHNRLHTEAKTVLFVCYGSEFMGLLAVADQIREQSARIVQELHQAGVKRVVMLTGDNASVGQRIGVMAGVDEVRAELMPGDKAAMMSILERDYGPVAMVGDGVNDAPALAAATVGIAMGAAGTDVALETAGVVLMGDHLEAIPYAIRLSRRARRVVWENIIFAMSVIVILLISAFVIELPLPLGVLGHEGSTVIVVLNGLRLLTGRVN, from the coding sequence GTGTCTACCGCGCGCTGGCTCGACCGCAAAACCCTGGAGCCAACGCTGGTCGCCGTGACGCTGGCGGCGCTGCTGCTGAGCCTGATCGTACAGTGGACCGGCCTGCCCCACAGCCTGAACGCCATCCTGGGTGTGATCGCGTATGTGGCAGGCGGCTTCTACGGCGCGCAGACCAGCTTTGCGAGCCTGCGCCAGAAGATGTTGGACATCGACTTCCTGATGATCGTTGCCGCCGTGGGCGCGGCGCTGGTCGGGCAGTGGCGCGACGGCGCGATGCTGCTGTTCCTGTTCTCGCTGAGCAACGTGATGCAAGACTACGCGATGGGTCGCAGCCGCCAGGCGATCCGTGCGCTGTTCGAGCTGTACCCCGAAGACGCCAAAGTCCGGCGGGACGGCCAAACCGAGATCGTGCCGATCAGCGAGATCGGCCTGGGTGAGATCGTGCTGATCCAGCCCGGCGAGCGCATCCCCGTCGACGGCATGATCGTCAGCGGCCAATCGAGCATCGACCAATCGACCATCACCGGCGAGTCGATGCCGGTCGAAAAACGCACGGGCGATACCGTCTTCGCGGGCACGCTCAACCAGCAGGGCGCGCTCGACGTGCGCGTGACGCAGCTCGCGTCGCAGTCCACGCTCTCGCGCATCATTCAGATGGTAGAAGAGGCACAGTCACGCAAGGCCCCCACGCAGCGCTTCCTCGACGACTTCGAGCAGTACTATGCGATGGCCGTCATCGGCGGCTCGGCGCTCGTGCTGCTGATCTGCTGGCTGCTGCTGGGCTGGACGTTCGACGACAGCTTCTACCGCGCGATGGTCGTGCTGGTCGTCGCGTCGCCGTGCGCACTGGTGATTTCCGTCCCGGCAGCGTTCCTGAGCGCCATCGCGGCGGGCGCGCGGCGCGGCGTGATCTTCAAGGGCGGCGCGCACCTGGAGCAAATGGGCACCATCCGCGTCGTCGCGTTCGACAAGACCGGCACGCTCACCAAAGGCCGCCCCGCAGTCACGGACGTGTTCGCATGCAACGGTCACAGCGAAGAAGACCTGCTGCGTGCGGCAGGTGCGGTCGAGTCTCGCTCGGAGCATCCGCTTTCCCGTGCCGTACGCGAGGCCGCCGAAGCGCGCGGGCTGGAACTGGGTGAGGTCGAAGACTTCGAGGCGATCACCGGGCAGGGCGTCACCGGCTTCATCGGCGACACACTGGTACGTGTGGGGCGTTTGAAGTACATCGCGGAGTGCGCCGGGGAACCGCCCGCAGACCTGATGGCGATCCATAACCGGCTGCACACTGAGGCTAAGACGGTGCTGTTCGTCTGTTACGGCAGCGAGTTCATGGGTCTGCTGGCCGTGGCCGACCAGATCCGCGAGCAATCGGCGCGCATCGTACAGGAGCTGCACCAGGCGGGCGTAAAGCGCGTGGTCATGCTCACCGGGGATAACGCCAGCGTCGGCCAGCGCATCGGCGTGATGGCGGGCGTGGACGAGGTCCGCGCGGAGCTGATGCCCGGCGACAAGGCCGCGATGATGTCCATACTTGAGCGCGACTACGGCCCGGTAGCGATGGTCGGCGACGGCGTGAACGACGCCCCCGCCCTGGCCGCGGCCACGGTCGGCATCGCGATGGGCGCGGCAGGCACCGACGTCGCGCTCGAAACGGCGGGCGTGGTGCTGATGGGCGACCATCTGGAAGCGATCCCCTACGCCATCCGTCTGAGCCGCCGCGCGCGTCGCGTCGTGTGGGAGAACATCATCTTCGCGATGTCGGTGATCGTCATCCTGCTGATCAGCGCGTTCGTTATCGAGCTGCCGCTGCCGCTCGGCGTGCTGGGACACGAAGGCAGCACCGTGATCGTCGTGCTGAATGGCCTCCGCCTGCTGACCGGACGCGTCAACTAG
- a CDS encoding TrmB family transcriptional regulator produces the protein MAELHLLDDLDAIGFTEYEAKVFLALLKDHPATGYQLSKAAGIPRSMVYEALGRLDARGVVLKTEEAKATLYRPMPPSAMLDRLTLEHERRMQSLRAGLESLYTRRDEGYLWTFAGESPVLSYAANMLDNAEQEAMLVLADNHLDALRAQVTNAYQRGVAVGVLLTGSGTLDVGQVAYHPPTESKLHKLSDSLVVVIDEQEVLISSAEPDCTATVTTNGNMVQIGRQFVWMELFAHRIFSQIGPDLLARLDPADRDVFEAVGRTH, from the coding sequence ATGGCTGAACTTCATCTACTGGACGATCTGGACGCGATTGGCTTCACTGAGTACGAGGCCAAAGTGTTCCTCGCGCTGCTCAAGGATCACCCCGCGACCGGCTACCAGCTCAGCAAGGCGGCAGGCATCCCGCGCTCGATGGTCTACGAAGCGCTGGGACGGCTCGACGCGCGCGGTGTAGTGCTGAAGACCGAGGAAGCCAAAGCGACGCTCTACCGGCCCATGCCGCCCAGCGCGATGCTTGACCGCCTCACGCTGGAACACGAGCGCCGCATGCAGTCGCTGCGCGCCGGGCTGGAATCGCTGTATACCCGCCGTGACGAGGGCTACCTCTGGACCTTCGCGGGCGAAAGCCCGGTGTTGAGCTACGCGGCCAACATGCTGGACAATGCCGAGCAGGAAGCCATGCTGGTGCTGGCCGACAATCACCTGGATGCCCTGCGCGCGCAGGTAACCAACGCGTACCAGCGCGGCGTCGCAGTCGGCGTGCTGCTGACCGGCAGCGGCACGCTAGACGTCGGGCAGGTGGCCTACCACCCGCCAACCGAAAGCAAGCTGCACAAGCTGTCGGACAGCCTTGTCGTGGTCATTGACGAGCAGGAAGTCCTGATCTCTAGTGCGGAGCCTGACTGCACCGCGACCGTGACCACCAACGGCAACATGGTCCAGATCGGTCGGCAGTTCGTATGGATGGAACTGTTCGCGCACCGGATCTTCAGCCAGATCGGCCCGGATCTGCTCGCCCGGCTCGACCCGGCAGACCGCGACGTCTTCGAAGCGGTCGGCAGAACTCACTGA
- a CDS encoding universal stress protein, giving the protein MPVASLAYQRILVPLDGSETAEFAVPYAVDLANRHNAELVLLYLQYLPALTSEADDAEQIAQAKASVVDLRNRLHADGVHAREAMLESRNLSESLFQFVEAEHVSVVVMSTQGHMPMLRWLFGSQFETALTTSPVPVMLVRPVYHKIVVPLDGSGWSESAIGPATELARAHNAEIVLLHVYQSPVSEYEAQLSLAGHQQLSDQTYDQMRDQLVSLRNTLRHEGLRAEEHIIRSNNPAQAISDFVQNEEGVAMIVMSTHGRTGISRWLFGSVAQKVIKNLRCPVTLVRPDQT; this is encoded by the coding sequence ATGCCGGTTGCCTCGCTAGCGTACCAACGCATTCTCGTCCCGCTGGACGGATCCGAGACAGCGGAGTTCGCCGTGCCCTACGCCGTCGATCTGGCCAATCGCCACAACGCCGAGCTGGTCCTGCTCTACCTTCAATACCTGCCCGCCCTGACCAGCGAAGCCGACGATGCCGAGCAGATCGCGCAGGCCAAAGCCAGCGTCGTCGATCTGCGCAACCGATTGCATGCGGACGGCGTGCACGCGCGGGAAGCGATGCTCGAAAGCCGCAACCTATCCGAAAGCCTGTTCCAGTTCGTCGAAGCGGAGCACGTCAGCGTCGTGGTGATGTCTACGCAGGGCCACATGCCGATGCTGCGCTGGTTGTTCGGCAGTCAGTTCGAAACGGCCCTGACCACCAGCCCCGTACCGGTCATGCTGGTGCGTCCCGTGTACCACAAGATCGTCGTGCCGCTGGACGGCTCCGGCTGGTCCGAAAGCGCGATCGGCCCCGCCACGGAGCTGGCCCGCGCGCACAACGCGGAAATCGTCCTGCTGCACGTCTACCAGTCGCCCGTCAGCGAATACGAAGCGCAGCTCTCGCTGGCCGGACACCAGCAGCTCTCGGACCAAACCTACGATCAAATGCGCGACCAACTCGTTTCGCTGCGCAACACGCTGCGCCATGAAGGGCTGCGCGCGGAAGAACACATCATCCGCAGCAACAATCCCGCCCAGGCGATCAGCGACTTCGTGCAAAACGAAGAAGGCGTCGCCATGATCGTCATGTCCACCCACGGGCGCACCGGGATCTCGCGCTGGTTATTCGGCAGCGTGGCGCAGAAGGTCATCAAGAACCTGCGTTGTCCGGTGACCCTCGTCCGCCCCGACCAGACCTGA